From one Halosimplex rubrum genomic stretch:
- a CDS encoding aldo/keto reductase — translation MEYRRLGATGLQVSPVCLGTWRFGKAHDGVVETDREDAHELLDAYAERGGNFVDTANGYGGGDSERWIGEWLEDEDREDYVIASKCFWSTVSRFQENLSKKNVRAEVEGSLDRLGTDYLDILYLHRFDDETPIEHTLRAVDDLVSEGKVHYVGISTCDAWKLTKGLWQADVNNYEAFSVTQPLFHAAYYEDVAEYLDVCADQNLAVCPYSPLAGGFLTGKYERVGDGTYDLDADEGTRGDLDPMFEDWYVSERGWHVLDAVREVADEVDASPAQVALRWLMDQPDFDCVPIVGARTVEQLDENLGAIDVELSDEQFDRIFEARYDDEGDLYRTNA, via the coding sequence ATGGAGTACAGACGACTCGGAGCGACCGGCCTGCAGGTGTCGCCGGTCTGTCTCGGCACGTGGCGCTTCGGCAAGGCCCACGACGGCGTCGTCGAGACCGACCGCGAGGACGCCCACGAACTGCTCGACGCCTACGCCGAGCGCGGGGGCAACTTCGTCGACACCGCCAACGGCTACGGCGGCGGCGACTCCGAACGCTGGATCGGCGAGTGGCTCGAAGACGAGGACCGCGAGGACTACGTGATCGCCTCGAAGTGCTTCTGGTCGACAGTGTCGAGATTCCAGGAGAACCTCTCGAAGAAGAACGTCCGCGCGGAGGTCGAGGGCTCGCTGGACCGACTGGGCACCGACTACCTCGATATCCTCTATCTCCACCGCTTCGACGACGAGACGCCCATCGAACACACCCTGCGCGCCGTCGACGACCTCGTCAGCGAGGGGAAAGTCCACTACGTCGGTATCTCGACCTGTGACGCCTGGAAGCTCACGAAGGGCCTGTGGCAGGCCGACGTGAACAACTACGAGGCCTTCTCGGTCACCCAGCCGCTCTTTCACGCCGCCTACTACGAGGACGTGGCCGAGTATCTCGACGTCTGCGCCGATCAAAATCTCGCGGTCTGCCCGTACTCGCCGCTGGCGGGCGGCTTTCTCACCGGCAAGTACGAGCGCGTCGGCGACGGCACCTACGACCTCGACGCGGACGAGGGGACCCGTGGGGATCTGGACCCGATGTTCGAGGACTGGTACGTCTCCGAGCGCGGCTGGCACGTCCTCGACGCGGTGCGCGAGGTGGCCGACGAAGTGGACGCATCACCGGCGCAGGTCGCGCTCCGGTGGCTGATGGACCAGCCCGACTTCGACTGCGTGCCCATCGTCGGCGCTCGAACGGTGGAGCAACTCGACGAGAACCTCGGCGCTATCGACGTAGAACTGTCCGACGAGCAGTTCGACCGCATCTTCGAGGCACGCTACGACGACGAGGGCGACCTGTACCGGACGAACGCCTGA
- a CDS encoding TIGR00341 family protein: MRLLQLSVPAEQRAAIREVLDGHDLGYTVAEGDGAKEGHALVTVVIPADAVERVLDDLQEAGYERSTYTVSTEAEFATFEGMDAVQRHWAETPNRIAPETLRAKARDMRPNTQSYVWLMLLSTVIATAGLLIGSPAVLVGSMVLAPLVAPMLAASIGAVRSDRPMVADSLRQQAVGLGVAVVGAVAASLLIRNLEIVSVTLDVTTVDLFAVRLSPGLLSVVVGLAAGAAGAFGLTTKGNVSIVGVMVAAALVPTAAVVGIGVAWGAASVALGALVLLGLTIVAVNAGAYLMLRYLGYRPEEAGGSFIDLESTAEKARFAATVLAVAAVVAVVLVGSAQHVRFEYAVTQATSDVISDEEYGPLSLRGVTVQYAGASPVRNPTTVSVSLTRRSDESYPSLPNELARQISDRTGEDVTVLVTYTDYEISNATGTRSGADATSLARSAAPS; the protein is encoded by the coding sequence ATGCGGTTGCTTCAGCTGTCGGTGCCCGCCGAGCAGCGCGCGGCGATCCGGGAGGTCCTCGACGGGCACGACCTCGGCTACACCGTCGCCGAGGGCGACGGCGCGAAGGAGGGCCACGCCCTCGTCACCGTCGTGATCCCGGCCGACGCCGTCGAGCGCGTGCTGGACGACCTCCAGGAGGCCGGCTACGAACGGAGCACCTACACCGTCTCGACGGAGGCCGAGTTCGCGACCTTCGAGGGGATGGACGCGGTCCAGCGCCACTGGGCGGAGACGCCCAACCGGATCGCCCCCGAGACGCTCCGGGCGAAGGCCCGAGACATGCGCCCGAACACCCAGTCGTACGTCTGGCTGATGCTGCTCAGCACCGTCATCGCGACCGCCGGGCTGCTCATCGGATCGCCCGCCGTCCTCGTCGGGTCGATGGTGCTCGCGCCGCTGGTCGCGCCGATGCTCGCCGCGAGTATCGGCGCGGTCCGCAGCGACCGACCGATGGTCGCCGACAGCCTCCGCCAGCAGGCGGTCGGGCTGGGCGTCGCCGTCGTCGGCGCCGTCGCCGCGAGCCTCCTCATCCGGAACCTCGAGATCGTCTCGGTGACGCTCGACGTGACGACGGTCGACCTGTTCGCGGTGCGGCTCTCGCCGGGACTGCTCTCGGTCGTCGTCGGGCTCGCCGCCGGCGCGGCGGGCGCCTTCGGGCTGACGACGAAGGGCAACGTCAGCATCGTCGGCGTGATGGTCGCCGCCGCCCTGGTCCCGACGGCCGCAGTCGTCGGGATCGGCGTCGCCTGGGGCGCCGCGAGCGTCGCGCTCGGCGCGCTCGTGCTGCTCGGGCTGACCATCGTCGCCGTCAACGCCGGGGCCTATCTCATGTTGCGCTATCTCGGCTACCGCCCCGAGGAGGCCGGCGGGTCGTTCATCGACCTCGAGTCGACCGCCGAGAAGGCCCGGTTCGCCGCGACCGTCCTCGCGGTCGCGGCCGTCGTCGCCGTCGTCCTCGTCGGGTCGGCCCAGCACGTCCGCTTCGAGTACGCCGTCACGCAGGCGACCTCGGACGTAATCTCCGACGAGGAGTACGGCCCCCTCTCGCTCCGCGGCGTCACCGTCCAGTACGCCGGCGCCAGCCCCGTTCGGAACCCAACGACCGTCTCGGTCAGCCTCACGCGGCGGTCGGACGAGTCGTACCCGTCGCTCCCGAACGAACTCGCCCGACAGATATCGGACCGCACCGGCGAGGACGTGACCGTCCTCGTCACCTACACCGACTACGAGATATCGAACGCGACGGGGACCCGATCCGGAGCGGACGCGACGAGCCTCGCCCGCTCGGCGGCCCCCAGTTGA
- a CDS encoding phosphatase PAP2 family protein: MARARVPRDHAARQPRRLPGRVRPRLLVRRPRARRSRHRRRRRRDGDADRAQVRLRRAAAAGLVSLIALSRVVLGVHFVRDVLAGIVFGDVFLVVAFGLTGRDPRLAFLLAIAVALLAVAVSGAGRDGVGLLGLAVGAAVAWELAGDGTTVERPLWRVALVGGLLPVLAGLGCVALIADPSPTAVFALTVALGAGLVAPPAFLGGPNASTATA; this comes from the coding sequence GTGGCTCGTGCCCGTGTTCCACGGGATCACGCGGCTCGGCAACCTCGGCGTCTTCCTGGTCGCGTTCGCCCTCGACTACTGGTTCGTCGACCGCGAGCGCGGCGCTCACGCCATCGGCGTCGTCGTCGGCGGGATGGCGATGCTGACCGCGCTCAAGTACGCCTTCGCCGCGCCGCGGCCGCCGGCCTCGTCTCCCTGATCGCGCTCTCGCGGGTGGTCCTCGGCGTCCACTTCGTCCGCGACGTGCTCGCCGGGATCGTCTTCGGCGACGTCTTCCTCGTGGTCGCGTTCGGACTCACCGGTCGCGACCCCCGGCTCGCCTTCCTGCTCGCGATCGCCGTCGCTCTCCTCGCCGTGGCGGTCAGCGGCGCCGGCCGCGACGGGGTCGGCCTCCTCGGCCTCGCGGTCGGCGCCGCCGTCGCCTGGGAACTCGCCGGCGACGGGACGACCGTCGAGCGGCCGCTGTGGCGAGTGGCGCTCGTCGGCGGCCTCCTCCCGGTCCTCGCCGGGCTGGGCTGCGTCGCCCTGATCGCCGACCCCTCGCCGACGGCCGTGTTCGCACTCACCGTCGCGCTCGGCGCCGGACTGGTCGCCCCGCCCGCCTTCCTCGGCGGGCCGAACGCCTCGACTGCCACCGCCTGA
- a CDS encoding phosphoesterase, protein MAYPPAMSALGRAIDLYGYVFHPITVLGVGSLLLIYHEWRERGADRTALWRRVGAFLGAGALALVPTAVFFLAFRGGLGRAVGGSSWRLDEMVAAGVLIAAGVTWLLWRRYEWGPIVPPAMVTFAAVTVPYAALAPVWDISGHVILALAPTLYLTLVDRRYAPLLAVPVLMVPTRVLVEAHTWAQSVAGFAVAAAITVGLYRVQAGSSDRRGAGSTAS, encoded by the coding sequence ATGGCCTATCCGCCCGCCATGTCGGCGCTCGGCCGGGCGATCGACCTGTACGGGTACGTCTTCCACCCGATCACCGTCCTCGGCGTCGGGAGCCTGCTACTGATCTACCACGAGTGGCGCGAGCGGGGGGCCGACCGGACCGCCCTGTGGCGCCGCGTCGGCGCCTTCCTCGGCGCCGGCGCCCTCGCGCTCGTCCCGACGGCGGTCTTCTTCCTCGCGTTCCGCGGCGGGCTCGGCCGGGCGGTCGGCGGGAGCAGCTGGCGGCTCGACGAGATGGTCGCCGCCGGCGTGCTGATCGCCGCCGGCGTCACCTGGTTGCTCTGGCGCCGCTACGAGTGGGGGCCGATCGTCCCCCCGGCGATGGTGACGTTCGCGGCCGTCACGGTCCCCTACGCCGCCCTCGCGCCCGTCTGGGACATCTCCGGGCACGTCATCCTCGCGCTGGCGCCGACGCTGTACCTGACGCTCGTCGACCGCCGGTACGCGCCCCTGCTCGCCGTCCCGGTCCTGATGGTCCCGACGCGCGTCCTGGTCGAGGCCCACACGTGGGCCCAGTCGGTCGCCGGGTTCGCCGTCGCCGCGGCGATCACGGTCGGCCTCTACCGCGTACAGGCGGGATCGAGCGACCGCCGAGGGGCCGGGTCGACCGCGTCCTGA
- a CDS encoding NAD(P)/FAD-dependent oxidoreductase encodes MTEIGVVGAGAAAAAAAYVLDGAVPSAEVTVLEKSRGVCGRAATRRRDDVTYDYGANYVKSDDDRVVELLTETLDSEGLVDVAEPVYTFDSAGAVSEGRDADDHKWSYRAGLTQIAKRLLGETDATVANSTRAETLVRDGERWRVVDTDGGEWGPFDALLLNPPAPQSAELLRDAEWESRARRDLTEAAEAVPYRTIWTAVLGYEFELDRPYYALVNPDRDHQIGWIAREECKAGHVPDGESVLVVQANPEWSVERYDDDPAENVADLAQLTADVLDDERLADPEWTDHQGWRYALPDEGVRQGAVDGVADADLYPLGDWVAGEARLHAALRNGLDTGERVAYSLE; translated from the coding sequence ATGACAGAGATCGGAGTCGTCGGCGCGGGCGCGGCGGCCGCGGCCGCGGCGTACGTGCTCGACGGGGCGGTCCCGTCGGCCGAGGTGACGGTGCTGGAGAAGTCCCGGGGCGTCTGCGGTCGCGCGGCGACGCGCCGCCGGGACGACGTGACCTACGATTACGGCGCCAACTACGTCAAGAGCGACGACGACCGCGTCGTCGAACTGTTGACCGAGACGCTCGATTCGGAGGGGCTGGTCGACGTGGCCGAGCCGGTCTACACCTTCGATTCGGCGGGCGCGGTCTCCGAGGGTCGCGACGCCGACGACCACAAGTGGAGCTACCGCGCGGGCCTGACCCAGATCGCCAAGCGACTGCTCGGCGAGACCGACGCGACCGTGGCGAACTCGACCAGAGCCGAGACGCTCGTGCGCGACGGCGAGCGCTGGCGCGTCGTCGACACCGACGGCGGGGAGTGGGGGCCGTTCGACGCGCTCCTGCTCAATCCGCCGGCACCGCAGAGCGCCGAGCTCCTGCGCGACGCCGAGTGGGAGAGCCGGGCCCGGCGGGACCTCACCGAGGCGGCCGAGGCCGTCCCCTACCGCACCATCTGGACGGCGGTACTGGGCTACGAGTTCGAACTCGACCGGCCCTACTACGCGCTGGTCAACCCGGATCGGGACCACCAGATCGGCTGGATCGCCCGCGAGGAGTGCAAGGCGGGCCACGTCCCCGACGGCGAGTCGGTGCTGGTGGTGCAGGCCAACCCCGAGTGGTCGGTCGAGCGCTACGACGACGACCCGGCGGAGAACGTGGCCGACCTGGCGCAACTGACCGCGGACGTGCTCGACGACGAGCGGCTGGCCGACCCCGAGTGGACCGACCACCAGGGGTGGCGCTACGCGCTCCCGGACGAGGGCGTCCGGCAGGGCGCGGTCGACGGGGTCGCGGACGCGGATCTCTACCCGCTCGGCGACTGGGTGGCCGGCGAGGCGCGCCTGCACGCCGCGCTCCGGAACGGCCTGGACACCGGCGAGCGGGTCGCCTACTCGCTGGAGTAG
- a CDS encoding IS6 family transposase: MPENDRLGGCLDEIDLEFVEREATPKLLMKLSIQLHLAGLSLSNTVLFIEVFGVDRARSTVHNWVHKADLQPETGRSPDHVAVDETVIQIDDQQYWLYAAVDPESNELLHTRLETTRTNALAERFFGEIRQKHDVDDAVFLVDGATPLKEACHRHGLDFRYERHGNRNSVERVFREIKRRTSSFSNCFSHVDPETAADWLRSFAFAWNRLI, from the coding sequence ATGCCCGAAAACGACCGCCTCGGTGGATGTTTGGACGAGATTGACTTAGAGTTTGTTGAACGCGAGGCGACACCGAAGCTGCTGATGAAGCTCAGTATTCAGCTGCATCTTGCTGGACTTTCGCTTTCAAATACTGTTTTGTTTATTGAAGTATTCGGTGTCGACCGGGCACGCTCCACCGTTCATAATTGGGTTCACAAGGCCGATCTACAGCCGGAGACTGGTCGCTCACCGGATCACGTTGCGGTCGACGAAACCGTGATCCAGATCGACGACCAGCAATACTGGCTGTACGCAGCGGTCGATCCCGAATCGAACGAATTACTCCATACGCGGCTTGAAACAACGAGAACAAACGCTCTCGCAGAACGGTTCTTCGGTGAGATTCGCCAGAAACACGACGTCGACGACGCCGTGTTTCTCGTCGATGGCGCTACCCCACTGAAAGAAGCCTGTCACCGACACGGCCTCGATTTCAGATACGAACGCCACGGAAATCGTAACAGTGTCGAACGTGTCTTTCGTGAAATAAAACGCCGTACCTCTTCGTTCTCAAACTGCTTCAGTCACGTCGATCCAGAAACTGCCGCCGACTGGCTCAGATCATTCGCTTTCGCATGGAATCGGCTTATCTGA
- a CDS encoding CapA family protein — translation MAPSRRAVLAGSAASVAALAGFGGVARRRTRRRTPATVRGDADAWLGFVGDAMLGRSVDERWAGSESESAARDPAGVWGSTLPALRGLDGLFLNLECSVSTRGERTPNRGYYFRADPAWTLPALDAAGASFAALANNHLLDFGPTALADTVAHLERAGIATAGAGRDRAAAFEPTVASAGGLDVGVIALTDQSRSYRAGPDSAGTAWIRLDPERSGAGNRVDSALEAVYRRDPDLVVASLHWGPNWEVRPSAAQRRFARWLVDRGVDVVHGHSAHVPQGIEVYRGRPICYDLGDYVDDYVVKEDLHNDRSVRVELAVEDGRLDRLRVVPVEIADERVREATGDVAAWVRERVRTLSAEFGTTVEREGRGLSIPLANG, via the coding sequence GTGGCGCCGTCCCGTCGAGCCGTCCTCGCCGGGTCCGCCGCGTCGGTCGCGGCGCTGGCCGGGTTCGGCGGAGTCGCCCGGCGGCGGACGCGTCGCCGGACGCCCGCGACGGTCCGCGGCGACGCCGACGCCTGGCTCGGGTTCGTCGGCGACGCGATGCTGGGCCGGAGCGTCGACGAGCGCTGGGCGGGCAGCGAGTCCGAGAGCGCGGCCCGCGACCCCGCCGGCGTCTGGGGGTCGACACTCCCCGCGCTGCGCGGCCTCGACGGACTCTTCCTGAACCTCGAGTGCAGCGTGTCGACGCGCGGCGAGCGGACCCCGAACCGGGGCTACTACTTCCGGGCCGACCCCGCGTGGACGCTCCCGGCGCTGGACGCGGCGGGCGCGTCGTTCGCGGCGCTGGCGAACAACCACTTGCTCGACTTCGGCCCGACCGCGCTCGCCGACACGGTCGCCCACCTCGAACGCGCGGGGATCGCGACGGCGGGCGCCGGTCGCGACCGCGCTGCGGCGTTCGAGCCGACCGTCGCGTCGGCGGGCGGCCTGGACGTGGGCGTGATCGCGCTGACCGACCAGTCGCGGTCCTACCGCGCCGGCCCCGACAGCGCGGGGACCGCGTGGATCCGACTGGACCCCGAGCGGTCGGGCGCGGGGAATCGAGTCGACTCCGCGCTCGAAGCCGTCTACCGCCGTGACCCCGACCTCGTCGTGGCGTCGCTGCACTGGGGTCCAAACTGGGAGGTGCGCCCGTCGGCGGCCCAGCGCCGGTTCGCCCGGTGGCTGGTCGACCGCGGCGTCGACGTGGTCCACGGCCACAGCGCCCACGTCCCCCAGGGGATCGAGGTGTACCGCGGGCGACCGATCTGCTACGATCTGGGCGACTACGTGGACGACTACGTCGTCAAGGAGGACCTGCACAACGACCGGAGCGTCCGCGTCGAACTCGCCGTCGAGGACGGGCGGCTCGACCGCCTGCGGGTCGTCCCGGTCGAGATCGCCGACGAGCGGGTCCGCGAGGCCACCGGCGACGTGGCCGCGTGGGTCCGCGAGCGCGTCCGGACGCTCTCGGCGGAGTTCGGGACGACCGTCGAACGCGAGGGTCGAGGGCTGTCGATCCCGCTGGCGAACGGCTAA
- the leuS gene encoding leucine--tRNA ligase: protein MTRYNHARVQEYWQYVWDAEGVYEVPDDAADPTYVLGMFPYTSGTLHMGHVRNYAITDAYARYRSLRGDEVLQPMGWDAFGLPAENAAYERDTDPESWTRSCIEQMREELETMGFGYDWSREVTTCDPEYYRWNQYLFKRFHEEDLVEYTGARVNWCPDCETVLADAQVERPDDAEAEASAVDHAHAAGVCWRCETPVERRELDQWFFTITDYAEELDAGLDDLEGWPDSVRDIQRNWIGRQEGAHVTFDIAGDALDGDGESAGAEGVDVFTTRLDTVHGATFVALSPGHDLARAVAETDDAVADYVEDVTSAGADAGGTSGVETDLTATHPITGEELPVYVAAYVLDDVGTGAVMGVPAHNERDHAFADAHDLPVEQAVEPVDGSGTDLPDAPYTDDGMLTDSGEYDGLASSAARERLLGADGVESAVEYRLRDWLISRQRYWGTPIPMIHCEDCGRVPVPDEDLPVELPPYVRTAGNPLEESEEWKAVECPDCGGPAERETDTMDTFVDSSWYFLRFCSPDLGDAPFDTDRADDWLPVDVYVGGEEHAILHLLYIRFFTRALADLGLLDTREPVERLINQGTVLYDGEKMSSSKGNAIAPHEYGAETTRLFLLSAAHPAQDFEWTVKSVGDVYDFQQRLYSMVADRDDVATREEAAPQDAYLEREIDRTVTAVAEEYERFRFHRVVSETQRFARLLRRYAEYGPVDEGTYERGLRALTRFVAPMAPYLGEEMWNLLDTDGMVVEAEWPAVDDAVEDYELERRLVDRTLDDVRDITEVVAIDDPGTIEIVAAEGWKYRAYEHVRAADPGDAVVGSALDDDAVGEQGDRAAEYLGELADRAGALEPVLDAERELAVLEAASWLFADEFGADIEVRRASPDDDLAGKAEPGKPAIHID, encoded by the coding sequence ATGACTCGGTACAACCACGCCAGGGTGCAGGAGTATTGGCAGTACGTCTGGGACGCCGAAGGCGTCTACGAGGTGCCCGACGACGCCGCCGACCCGACGTACGTCCTCGGGATGTTCCCCTACACCTCCGGCACGCTCCACATGGGTCACGTCCGCAACTACGCGATCACCGACGCGTACGCCCGCTACCGCTCGCTACGGGGCGACGAGGTGCTCCAGCCGATGGGGTGGGACGCGTTCGGCCTCCCCGCGGAGAACGCGGCCTACGAGCGCGACACGGACCCCGAGTCGTGGACCCGCTCGTGTATCGAGCAGATGCGCGAGGAGCTGGAGACGATGGGCTTCGGCTACGACTGGTCGCGGGAGGTCACCACCTGCGACCCCGAGTACTACCGCTGGAACCAGTACCTCTTCAAGCGGTTCCACGAGGAGGATCTGGTCGAGTACACCGGCGCTCGCGTCAACTGGTGCCCGGACTGCGAGACGGTGCTGGCCGACGCGCAGGTCGAGCGCCCCGACGACGCCGAGGCCGAAGCGAGCGCCGTCGACCACGCCCACGCCGCGGGGGTCTGCTGGCGTTGCGAGACGCCAGTCGAACGGCGCGAACTCGACCAGTGGTTCTTCACGATCACCGACTACGCCGAGGAGCTCGACGCCGGCCTCGACGACCTGGAGGGGTGGCCCGACAGCGTCCGCGACATCCAGCGCAACTGGATCGGTCGCCAGGAGGGCGCCCACGTCACCTTCGATATCGCGGGTGACGCTCTCGACGGGGACGGCGAGTCGGCGGGCGCCGAGGGCGTCGACGTGTTCACCACCCGCCTCGATACCGTCCACGGCGCCACCTTCGTCGCGCTCTCGCCGGGCCACGACCTCGCGCGTGCGGTCGCCGAGACCGACGACGCGGTGGCCGACTACGTCGAGGACGTGACGAGCGCGGGCGCCGACGCCGGCGGAACGTCGGGCGTCGAGACGGACCTGACCGCCACGCATCCGATCACCGGCGAGGAGCTCCCGGTCTACGTCGCGGCGTACGTCCTCGACGACGTGGGGACGGGCGCCGTGATGGGCGTGCCCGCGCACAACGAGCGCGACCACGCCTTCGCCGACGCTCACGACCTCCCGGTCGAACAGGCCGTCGAACCGGTCGACGGCAGCGGGACCGACCTGCCCGACGCGCCCTACACCGACGACGGCATGCTGACCGACAGCGGCGAGTACGACGGACTGGCGAGTTCGGCCGCCCGCGAACGCCTGCTCGGTGCCGACGGCGTCGAGTCGGCCGTCGAGTACCGACTGCGCGACTGGCTCATCTCCCGCCAGCGCTACTGGGGCACGCCTATCCCGATGATCCACTGCGAGGACTGCGGCCGCGTCCCCGTCCCCGACGAGGACCTGCCCGTCGAACTCCCGCCGTACGTCCGCACCGCTGGCAACCCCCTCGAAGAGAGCGAGGAGTGGAAGGCCGTCGAGTGCCCCGACTGCGGCGGCCCCGCCGAGCGGGAGACGGACACGATGGACACCTTCGTCGACTCGTCGTGGTACTTCCTGCGGTTCTGCTCGCCCGACCTCGGCGACGCCCCCTTCGACACCGACCGCGCCGACGACTGGCTCCCGGTCGACGTGTACGTCGGCGGCGAGGAACACGCCATCCTCCACCTGCTGTACATCCGCTTTTTCACCCGCGCGCTGGCGGATCTGGGACTGCTCGACACGCGCGAACCCGTCGAGCGGCTGATCAACCAGGGCACGGTGCTGTACGACGGCGAGAAGATGTCCTCCTCGAAGGGCAACGCCATCGCGCCCCACGAGTACGGCGCCGAGACGACCCGGCTGTTCCTGCTGTCTGCGGCCCACCCCGCACAGGACTTCGAGTGGACCGTCAAGTCCGTCGGCGACGTGTACGACTTCCAGCAGCGGCTGTACTCGATGGTCGCCGACCGCGACGACGTGGCGACCCGCGAGGAGGCGGCGCCCCAGGACGCCTACCTCGAACGCGAGATCGACCGGACGGTCACGGCCGTCGCCGAGGAGTACGAGCGCTTTCGCTTCCACCGCGTCGTCAGCGAGACCCAGCGGTTCGCTCGCCTGCTGCGGCGCTACGCCGAGTACGGGCCGGTCGACGAGGGGACGTACGAGCGGGGCCTCCGCGCGCTGACGCGGTTCGTCGCGCCGATGGCCCCCTACCTCGGCGAGGAGATGTGGAACCTGCTCGACACCGACGGGATGGTCGTCGAGGCCGAGTGGCCCGCCGTCGATGACGCGGTCGAGGACTACGAGCTGGAGCGGCGGCTCGTCGACCGGACGCTCGACGACGTGCGCGACATCACCGAGGTCGTCGCCATCGACGACCCCGGGACCATCGAGATCGTCGCCGCCGAGGGGTGGAAGTACCGCGCCTACGAGCACGTCCGAGCGGCCGACCCGGGCGACGCGGTCGTCGGGTCGGCGCTGGACGACGACGCCGTCGGCGAGCAGGGCGACCGGGCCGCCGAGTACCTCGGGGAGCTGGCCGACCGCGCCGGCGCGCTCGAACCCGTCCTCGACGCCGAGCGCGAGCTGGCCGTGCTGGAGGCCGCGAGCTGGCTGTTCGCCGACGAGTTCGGCGCCGATATCGAGGTGCGCCGCGCGAGCCCCGACGACGACCTCGCCGGGAAGGCCGAGCCCGGAAAGCCCGCGATCCACATCGACTGA
- a CDS encoding FAD-dependent oxidoreductase, whose product MAIDTTALVIGGGATGAGVARDLALRGCDVTLVDRGGLADGTSGRSHGLLHSGARYAEADEVGAEECIAENRTLRDIAGAAVADTGGLFVQLAEDDPDYFDAKRDACEAIGIPVEVVDGDEARAAVPELSEGVERAMRVPDAVVSPSRLVAANARDAADRGAAVHYGSPVEGIRVDDGEVTGVAVGGALDETVRPEVVVNATGAWAGELAAMAGVSVEMRPTRGLMVSVDYPGLGTVLNRSREPGDGDIVVPHEREAVLGTTSVAVDDPDDYERADWERERVREACAAMCPALSDATHVREWWGVRPLYEPDEADRGGRGISRGFFLLDGADEGVGNFLSVVGGKLTTYRSMAEATADAVCERLGVDEPCRTAETGLPGADDPAALDEFVADLGGPGPSDSDTVGR is encoded by the coding sequence ATGGCGATCGATACCACGGCCCTCGTGATCGGCGGCGGGGCGACCGGCGCCGGAGTGGCACGCGACCTCGCGCTGCGCGGCTGTGACGTGACGCTCGTCGACCGCGGCGGCCTCGCCGACGGGACCAGCGGCCGCTCGCACGGACTGCTCCACAGCGGCGCCCGGTACGCCGAGGCCGACGAGGTCGGCGCCGAGGAGTGCATCGCGGAGAACCGAACGCTCAGAGACATCGCGGGCGCGGCCGTCGCGGACACCGGTGGCCTGTTCGTCCAGCTCGCCGAGGACGACCCCGACTACTTCGACGCCAAGCGCGACGCCTGTGAGGCGATCGGGATCCCCGTCGAGGTGGTCGACGGCGACGAGGCGCGGGCGGCCGTCCCCGAACTCTCCGAGGGCGTCGAGCGAGCGATGCGCGTCCCCGACGCCGTCGTCTCGCCCTCGCGGCTCGTCGCCGCCAACGCCCGGGACGCGGCCGACCGCGGCGCCGCCGTCCACTACGGCTCGCCCGTCGAGGGGATCCGGGTCGACGACGGCGAGGTGACCGGCGTCGCGGTGGGCGGCGCGCTCGACGAGACGGTCCGTCCGGAAGTCGTCGTCAACGCGACGGGTGCGTGGGCCGGCGAACTCGCCGCGATGGCCGGGGTCAGCGTGGAGATGCGGCCGACCCGCGGGCTGATGGTGTCGGTCGACTACCCCGGCCTCGGGACGGTCCTCAACAGGAGCCGCGAGCCGGGCGACGGCGACATCGTCGTGCCCCACGAGCGTGAGGCGGTGCTCGGGACCACGAGTGTCGCGGTCGACGACCCCGACGACTACGAGCGGGCCGACTGGGAACGCGAGCGGGTGCGCGAGGCGTGCGCCGCGATGTGTCCGGCGCTTTCCGACGCCACCCACGTCCGCGAGTGGTGGGGCGTCCGCCCGCTGTACGAGCCCGACGAGGCCGACCGCGGCGGCCGGGGCATCTCGCGGGGCTTCTTCCTGCTCGACGGCGCCGACGAGGGCGTCGGGAACTTCCTGTCGGTCGTCGGCGGGAAGCTGACCACCTACCGGTCGATGGCCGAGGCGACCGCCGACGCGGTCTGCGAGCGACTCGGCGTCGACGAGCCCTGTCGCACCGCGGAGACGGGACTGCCCGGTGCCGACGACCCCGCCGCTCTCGACGAGTTCGTCGCCGACCTCGGCGGGCCGGGCCCCTCCGACAGCGACACCGTCGGTCGGTGA